In Miscanthus floridulus cultivar M001 chromosome 5, ASM1932011v1, whole genome shotgun sequence, one genomic interval encodes:
- the LOC136452406 gene encoding pentatricopeptide repeat-containing protein CRP1, chloroplastic-like — protein MLPRVPIRLAPPLAGALRSICATALPQSKPPPEPLSSSDLDAISALLPRLLSAGHVPAAGRLLSAALLLPGSQDRLPLDSLAAYLASLPTLSPAFALLTALRHHPARPSPLLLASPLLGSLLSLRRARDASSVLRWLCRPDSLRRPDAATYADAVAGLCRLEDPRAALAALREMATDGLPATRELREAVRDAMLQDARIEEAWALEEAMRQPETGKLVELIDKLLSAWEP, from the coding sequence ATGCTGCCCCGCGTGCCAATCCGCCtcgcgccgccgctcgccggcGCCCTTCGCAGCATTTGCGCCACCGCGCTGCCGCAATCCAAGCCCCCACCTGAACCCCTATCCTCGTCCGACCTGGACGCGATCTCCGCGCTCCTCCCGCGCCTCCTCTCCGCGGGCCACGTCCCCGCCGCCGGCCGCCTCCTctcggcggcgctcctcctcccggGCTCCCAGGACCGCCTGCCCCTCGATTCCCTCGCCGCGTACCTTGCCTCGCTTCCGACCCTCTCCCCCGCCTTTGCGCTCCTCACCGCGCTGCGCCACCACCCGGCCCGCCCCTCGCCGCTCCTGCTGGCGTCGCCGCTGCTCGGCAGCCTCCTCTCTCTGCGCCGCGCGCGCGACGCCTCCTCCGTGCTGCGCTGGCTCTGCCGCCCGGACTCCCTGCGCCGGCCCGACGCCGCCACCTACGCTGACGCTGTCGCGGGGCTCTGCCGCCTTGAGGACCCCAGGGCCGCGCTCGCCGCGCTCAGGGAGATGGCGACGGACGGGTTGCCGGCCACGCGTGAGCTGCGGGAGGCGGTGCGGGACGCGATGCTGCAGGACGCCAGGATCGAGGAAGCGTGGGCGCTGGAGGAGGCGATGCGCCAGCCGGAGACGGGGAAGCTGGTGGAGCTGATCGACAAGCTTCTCTCAGCATGGGAACCCTGA